From one Flavobacterium kingsejongi genomic stretch:
- a CDS encoding M3 family metallopeptidase, translated as MSILNNKFNTKHDTAPFSQIKNEDYLPAFQAAIASAKKEVDSIIANPEKPNFKNTIEAMAYSGATLDRISSLFFNLHSAETNDELQKIAQEVSPLLSEFGNDIRLNEKLFARVKAVYDQKKTLDLTAEQITLLDKQYKSFSRNGANLSEDKKNQLREIDKELSKISLEFGENVLSETHAFQLHITDAKDLSGLPEGTIEAAKELAASLEKEGWVFTLDYPSYIPFVTYADNRELRKKMAIAFGAKGFGNNEYDNQKIVLRIAQLRFERAQLLGYNSHAHFVLEERMAESPEKVNRFLNDLLEKAKPAATKEFAQLAAFAKKTDGIEQLEKWDGAYYSEKLKQELFNLDDEKLKPYFKLENVLNGAFTVAQRLFGLHFTEVTGIDKYHADVKTYEVNDADGKLVAIFYADFFPRKGKRNGAWMTSFKSQFVENGTNERPHISIVCNFTKPTETKPSLLTFNEVTTLFHEFGHALHGMLADTTYPSLSGTSVYWDFVELPSQVLENWCYEPEALALFAHHYETGAIIPIEYIQKIKESASFQEGIATMRQLSFGLLDMAWHGQDPNGITDLKAFETEQFANTALYPDVKENAMSTSFSHIFQGGYSSGYYSYKWAEVLDADAFEYFQEQGIFNTEVAAKFREHILSKGGTEHPMVLYKRFRGQEPQPDALLKRAGLL; from the coding sequence ATGAGCATTCTCAACAACAAATTCAACACCAAGCACGATACTGCCCCCTTTTCGCAAATCAAAAATGAAGACTATCTTCCGGCATTTCAGGCAGCAATCGCTTCCGCAAAAAAAGAAGTCGACAGCATCATCGCTAACCCCGAAAAACCAAATTTTAAAAATACGATCGAAGCCATGGCTTATAGCGGTGCCACACTGGATCGTATATCATCGTTATTTTTCAACCTGCATTCGGCAGAAACCAATGATGAGCTGCAAAAAATAGCCCAGGAAGTTTCTCCACTTTTATCAGAGTTTGGCAACGATATCCGCCTGAATGAAAAATTATTTGCACGTGTCAAAGCGGTGTATGACCAAAAGAAGACACTGGACCTGACAGCAGAACAAATCACATTACTGGACAAACAATATAAAAGTTTCTCCCGAAACGGGGCCAACCTTTCTGAAGACAAGAAAAATCAATTGCGGGAAATTGATAAAGAACTTTCTAAAATCAGCCTGGAATTTGGAGAGAATGTCCTTTCCGAAACCCACGCTTTCCAACTTCACATCACCGATGCCAAAGACCTGTCCGGACTTCCGGAAGGTACTATCGAAGCTGCAAAAGAATTGGCGGCCAGCCTCGAAAAAGAAGGTTGGGTTTTCACCCTGGACTATCCAAGTTATATTCCGTTTGTCACCTATGCTGACAATCGGGAACTGCGCAAAAAAATGGCCATTGCTTTTGGCGCCAAAGGATTTGGCAACAATGAATACGACAACCAGAAAATTGTATTGCGAATCGCACAGCTGCGTTTTGAAAGAGCCCAATTATTAGGGTATAATTCGCATGCCCATTTTGTATTGGAAGAACGTATGGCCGAAAGTCCTGAGAAAGTAAACCGTTTCCTGAATGACCTTTTGGAAAAAGCCAAACCGGCAGCCACAAAAGAATTTGCACAACTGGCCGCATTCGCTAAAAAAACAGATGGCATCGAACAACTCGAAAAGTGGGACGGCGCCTATTATTCCGAAAAACTAAAACAGGAATTATTCAACCTGGACGATGAAAAGCTAAAACCTTATTTCAAGCTTGAGAATGTATTAAATGGAGCCTTTACGGTAGCACAACGCCTATTTGGACTGCACTTTACTGAAGTCACTGGAATTGACAAATACCATGCGGATGTAAAAACCTATGAGGTAAACGATGCAGATGGCAAACTTGTCGCCATCTTCTATGCCGATTTCTTTCCGCGCAAAGGCAAAAGAAACGGAGCCTGGATGACATCGTTCAAGTCACAGTTTGTCGAAAACGGCACCAACGAACGTCCACATATTTCTATCGTTTGTAATTTTACCAAACCGACAGAAACCAAACCATCCTTATTAACGTTTAATGAGGTTACCACCTTATTCCACGAATTCGGCCATGCCTTACATGGTATGCTTGCCGACACTACCTATCCGAGTTTATCGGGAACCAGCGTCTATTGGGACTTTGTGGAACTTCCAAGCCAGGTATTAGAAAACTGGTGTTATGAGCCGGAAGCACTGGCATTATTTGCACACCATTATGAAACCGGAGCAATCATCCCCATCGAATACATCCAGAAGATTAAAGAAAGTGCCAGTTTCCAGGAAGGTATCGCTACGATGCGCCAACTGAGTTTCGGATTGCTGGATATGGCTTGGCACGGCCAGGATCCCAATGGCATCACCGACCTAAAAGCCTTTGAAACGGAACAATTCGCCAATACAGCGCTTTATCCGGATGTAAAAGAAAATGCGATGAGTACTTCCTTTTCCCATATCTTTCAGGGTGGTTATTCTTCCGGGTATTACAGTTACAAATGGGCTGAGGTACTCGACGCCGATGCCTTTGAATATTTTCAGGAACAGGGCATCTTTAATACGGAAGTCGCGGCTAAATTCCGGGAGCATATTTTATCCAAAGGCGGAACAGAACATCCTATGGTATTATACAAACGCTTCCGTGGACAGGAGCCACAACCCGATGCTTTGTTGAAACGCGCCGGACTGCTTTAA
- the purE gene encoding 5-(carboxyamino)imidazole ribonucleotide mutase, translating into MKVAIIMGSISDMPVMQDAIDILKEFNIETEVDIVSAHRTPEKLFDFSKNAHTRGITVIIAGAGGAAHLPGMVASMSPLPVIGVPVKSSNSIDGWDSVLSILQMPGGVPVATVALNGAKNAGILAAQIIGSQNKPVLDRIIAYKESLKQAVIKASENLK; encoded by the coding sequence ATGAAAGTAGCCATAATAATGGGCAGTATCTCAGATATGCCTGTGATGCAGGATGCCATTGACATCTTAAAAGAATTCAACATTGAAACCGAAGTGGATATCGTTTCGGCACACCGTACTCCTGAAAAATTATTTGATTTCAGCAAAAATGCACATACCCGTGGTATCACTGTAATTATTGCTGGTGCTGGTGGTGCCGCACACCTTCCGGGTATGGTCGCTTCCATGTCTCCACTGCCGGTAATTGGTGTTCCGGTAAAATCCAGTAATTCTATCGATGGCTGGGATAGTGTTTTATCCATTTTACAAATGCCGGGCGGTGTTCCTGTAGCTACCGTAGCCCTGAATGGTGCTAAAAATGCCGGAATATTAGCGGCTCAAATTATCGGCAGCCAAAATAAACCTGTACTGGATCGTATCATCGCTTACAAGGAATCCCTGAAGCAAGCGGTAATCAAAGCATCCGAAAACCTGAAATAA
- a CDS encoding 5-(carboxyamino)imidazole ribonucleotide synthase → MNYFSSDFKLGILGGGQLGKMLLSETRKFDIQTYVLDPSPEAPGRMACNQFFVGDLMDFDTVYNFGKQVDVLTFEIELVNIEALEKLESEGIKVYPSPKTLQQIQHKGKQKDFYVTHNIPTAPHQRFNSIAELQQYPNTFPFVWKSAQFGYDGNGVKIIRTAEDLNGLPDVECIAETMVPFKNELAVIVARSPSGEIKTYPVVEMEFHPEANQVEYVICPARIDSAVANTARAIALKVSEHFNHVGLLAVEMFQTHDDQILINEVAPRPHNSGHYSIEASYTSQFEQHLRAILDLPLGNTDSKAAGIMVNLVGAEGYSGDVVYENIEKILAIDGVTPHIYGKRETRPFRKMGHVTIVNEDIAKARTIAEEVKNAIRVICTLK, encoded by the coding sequence ATGAATTACTTCTCATCCGATTTTAAACTCGGCATATTAGGTGGTGGACAGCTTGGCAAAATGCTGTTGTCCGAAACCCGTAAATTTGATATCCAAACCTATGTTTTAGACCCCAGCCCGGAAGCTCCCGGCCGTATGGCATGCAATCAATTCTTCGTGGGCGACCTGATGGATTTTGATACTGTCTACAATTTTGGAAAACAAGTAGATGTGCTGACCTTTGAAATCGAACTGGTTAACATTGAAGCCCTCGAAAAATTGGAATCAGAAGGCATAAAAGTATATCCGTCTCCAAAAACATTACAACAGATACAGCATAAAGGGAAACAAAAAGATTTTTATGTTACCCATAATATCCCGACTGCACCACATCAGAGATTCAATTCTATTGCCGAATTGCAACAGTACCCGAACACCTTTCCTTTTGTATGGAAAAGTGCCCAGTTTGGCTATGATGGCAATGGCGTAAAGATCATTCGTACCGCCGAAGACCTCAACGGGCTTCCGGATGTGGAATGTATCGCTGAAACAATGGTACCGTTTAAAAATGAGCTTGCCGTAATTGTTGCACGCAGCCCTTCAGGAGAAATTAAAACCTATCCGGTGGTTGAAATGGAATTCCATCCCGAAGCCAACCAGGTAGAATATGTTATCTGCCCGGCACGTATTGATTCGGCTGTAGCCAATACTGCACGTGCCATAGCCCTGAAAGTATCAGAACACTTCAACCACGTGGGATTATTAGCTGTCGAAATGTTCCAGACACATGACGACCAGATCCTGATCAATGAAGTTGCTCCAAGGCCGCACAATTCGGGTCACTATTCTATTGAAGCCAGTTATACTTCACAGTTCGAGCAACACCTGAGAGCCATATTGGACCTTCCTTTAGGTAATACAGATAGTAAAGCCGCGGGAATCATGGTAAACCTTGTTGGTGCCGAAGGGTATTCCGGTGATGTCGTTTATGAAAATATCGAAAAAATTCTTGCGATTGACGGCGTAACACCACACATCTACGGCAAAAGAGAAACCCGTCCCTTCCGGAAAATGGGACATGTCACTATAGTAAATGAAGATATCGCCAAAGCCCGTACTATAGCCGAAGAAGTTAAAAATGCGATTCGTGTGATCTGTACATTAAAATAA
- a CDS encoding DoxX family protein: MKKDFTPYAGTALRLALGIAMLSAVADRFGLWGTYGTPNVAWGNWENFIAYTHQLNYFVSLSVATVLGTIATALEILLGLLLVTGYKTKRTAFATGILLLAFGLTMTLSLSVKVPLDFSVFSSAAGAFVLSCIGNTAFALDNYSKRPLR, translated from the coding sequence ATGAAAAAAGACTTCACTCCCTACGCCGGAACCGCATTGCGTTTGGCCTTAGGAATTGCCATGCTCTCCGCCGTAGCGGACCGGTTTGGCCTTTGGGGCACTTATGGAACTCCCAATGTAGCCTGGGGAAACTGGGAAAATTTTATTGCGTATACCCACCAGCTTAATTATTTTGTAAGCCTTTCAGTTGCCACTGTACTGGGAACCATAGCCACTGCATTGGAAATTCTCCTGGGATTACTGTTAGTAACAGGTTATAAAACAAAGCGCACTGCATTCGCAACCGGAATACTTTTACTTGCTTTTGGACTCACCATGACTCTATCCTTATCCGTAAAAGTTCCTTTAGACTTTTCCGTATTCAGCAGTGCAGCCGGAGCTTTTGTACTCTCCTGTATCGGCAATACCGCTTTCGCTTTGGACAACTACAGCAAAAGGCCGCTACGATAG
- a CDS encoding MarR family winged helix-turn-helix transcriptional regulator, translating into MENVITGLGSFAIGTRLRRLHESLWSDMTLIYKEHGLPLEAKDFILYYVLSTRSSMSISDVARELNLTHPAIIHIAKSLEKMGYVDSEKSPTDSRKRMLKLTAKGQEHLVHYKVLWDDISGLNRELFEEQVQLLQQIEKLEALLKEKNYYQRYHSIQLAKATEK; encoded by the coding sequence ATGGAAAATGTAATAACAGGATTAGGATCTTTTGCGATTGGGACACGGTTGCGTCGGTTGCATGAATCGTTGTGGAGTGATATGACACTTATTTACAAAGAGCATGGATTGCCGTTGGAAGCCAAGGATTTTATCCTCTATTATGTGCTGAGTACCAGAAGCAGTATGAGTATTTCTGACGTTGCACGGGAACTGAACCTGACCCATCCTGCGATCATCCATATTGCCAAAAGCCTGGAAAAGATGGGCTATGTTGATTCTGAAAAGTCCCCTACCGATAGCAGGAAGCGGATGCTGAAGCTAACGGCCAAAGGGCAGGAACACCTGGTGCACTATAAAGTGCTCTGGGATGATATTTCGGGCCTGAACCGGGAACTGTTTGAGGAGCAGGTACAGCTTTTGCAGCAAATAGAGAAACTCGAAGCATTGCTAAAAGAAAAGAATTATTACCAAAGGTACCATAGCATACAGCTGGCTAAAGCAACCGAAAAATAA
- a CDS encoding GNAT family N-acetyltransferase, producing the protein MKTHLLDNPIWNALETVHQAFATGTSMVQKYADDRLPFMAMQYYDGLHLAAIAPYCRRDEIIFIKDALTTIPADWAIVDRINCLQMVYTPEAAVLLPAVEEEVRLTAADQEELFELVQLVQPGFFKRNTVELGNYYGIRSGGKLVAVAGERFKLDGFTELSAICTHPEYTGKRYAQRLITVLCTEILNQGAVPFLHVVDSNTRAIQIYERMGFQKRIDFPLLKLRYLGTGG; encoded by the coding sequence ATGAAAACTCATTTATTGGATAATCCGATCTGGAATGCTTTGGAAACGGTACATCAGGCATTTGCAACAGGGACGTCAATGGTACAGAAATATGCAGACGACAGGCTTCCTTTTATGGCAATGCAATACTACGATGGATTGCACTTAGCCGCTATAGCACCGTATTGCCGAAGGGATGAAATTATTTTTATAAAAGATGCGTTAACGACCATTCCGGCCGATTGGGCTATTGTCGATCGCATCAATTGCCTGCAGATGGTGTATACTCCCGAAGCTGCTGTTCTATTGCCTGCTGTGGAAGAGGAGGTACGGCTGACGGCTGCAGATCAGGAGGAGTTGTTTGAATTGGTACAGCTGGTACAGCCCGGATTCTTTAAGCGCAATACCGTTGAACTGGGTAATTATTATGGTATCCGTAGTGGGGGAAAACTGGTTGCAGTAGCCGGAGAACGATTTAAATTGGACGGATTTACGGAACTGAGTGCCATATGTACCCATCCGGAATATACCGGGAAAAGGTATGCGCAACGGCTGATAACGGTATTGTGTACTGAAATTTTAAATCAGGGCGCTGTTCCTTTTTTGCATGTGGTTGATTCCAATACCCGGGCGATACAAATTTATGAACGGATGGGGTTTCAAAAACGAATTGATTTCCCGTTATTAAAACTACGCTATTTGGGTACTGGTGGGTGA
- a CDS encoding GNAT family N-acetyltransferase, whose product MTIIPCEKENIKTIIEGTNDYNLSKVAALAATWTPLDYVATDDDGVVIGGLLSGIGYWNGLEIRILWVDEAHRNKGIGRQLLQHVENTAAAKGATIAMLDTFDFQAANFYTKNGYEVVGTLKNFPQGHDRIYFSKKLAI is encoded by the coding sequence ATGACCATCATACCCTGCGAAAAGGAAAACATAAAAACAATCATTGAAGGTACCAATGACTACAACCTCAGCAAAGTAGCCGCCTTAGCCGCTACCTGGACACCATTGGATTATGTTGCGACAGATGACGATGGTGTAGTGATTGGAGGACTATTGTCCGGGATTGGCTACTGGAACGGGCTGGAAATAAGAATCCTTTGGGTAGACGAAGCCCATCGCAATAAAGGCATTGGAAGGCAATTGCTACAGCATGTAGAGAATACCGCTGCGGCAAAAGGAGCAACAATTGCCATGCTGGACACTTTTGATTTCCAGGCAGCCAACTTCTATACCAAAAATGGCTATGAAGTGGTAGGTACCCTAAAAAACTTCCCACAAGGGCATGACCGTATTTATTTCTCTAAAAAACTGGCAATATAA
- a CDS encoding helix-turn-helix domain-containing protein, with translation MPIIVNLDVMMVKRKMSLNELSDKVGLTLANLSILKTGKAKAIRFSTLEAICKVLECQPADILEYTD, from the coding sequence ATGCCGATAATCGTAAATTTAGATGTGATGATGGTCAAAAGGAAAATGTCACTGAACGAGCTTTCCGACAAAGTAGGCTTGACACTCGCAAACCTTTCCATACTGAAAACCGGAAAAGCAAAAGCGATCCGGTTTAGCACACTCGAAGCCATCTGCAAAGTGCTGGAATGCCAGCCCGCAGATATATTGGAATATACAGACTAA
- a CDS encoding DUF2975 domain-containing protein → MKTKTKKALATMNILTWIVFIGCCMQTGALLFTFFMSLFTNPLAAKNLYLGLNLSDLYESSTTHYVLMVGALILQYALRAYLTYLVIRIFLKINFVHPFSPDIAAIIAKISYIAFGTGILIVLAKEYSKWLMEKGIVLNNLQQYLEGGTEFILMAAILFIVAQVFNRGIELQTENELTI, encoded by the coding sequence ATGAAAACAAAAACCAAAAAAGCATTAGCAACCATGAATATACTCACGTGGATTGTATTCATTGGCTGCTGCATGCAAACTGGCGCACTGCTGTTCACCTTTTTTATGAGCCTCTTCACTAATCCGCTCGCTGCTAAAAATCTGTATCTCGGACTTAATTTATCCGATCTTTATGAATCCAGCACCACCCACTATGTCCTTATGGTAGGCGCACTCATTTTGCAATATGCATTACGGGCTTACCTTACCTATTTGGTTATTCGCATCTTTTTAAAGATCAATTTCGTGCATCCCTTTAGCCCCGATATCGCTGCAATAATAGCAAAAATTAGCTACATTGCTTTCGGAACCGGGATACTCATTGTATTAGCCAAAGAGTACAGCAAATGGCTGATGGAAAAAGGTATCGTTTTAAACAACCTACAGCAATATTTGGAAGGCGGTACCGAATTTATACTGATGGCCGCCATACTCTTTATTGTAGCACAGGTATTCAACAGGGGAATAGAATTGCAAACCGAAAATGAACTAACCATATAA
- a CDS encoding helix-turn-helix domain-containing protein: MNGKILKEKVKKADIKMKILAERLNIKPQSLQNRFKRKDISVSFLIELAHAANKSVYYFIEGTTYEKEFNISENFFSQDFEPVYDRAPDWLVEAKNHMIELLEREVEDLRNDKAFLKNVIDTAIPKSNPGAQKPLLLAEAELPKKPSGVPN, from the coding sequence ATGAATGGAAAAATTTTAAAAGAAAAGGTAAAAAAGGCGGACATTAAGATGAAAATCTTAGCCGAACGACTGAACATTAAGCCTCAGAGCCTGCAGAATAGGTTTAAAAGAAAAGATATTAGTGTTAGTTTTTTAATCGAATTAGCACATGCAGCAAACAAATCCGTTTATTATTTCATTGAAGGCACAACTTATGAGAAAGAGTTTAATATCAGTGAAAATTTCTTTTCCCAGGATTTTGAGCCTGTTTACGACCGCGCACCGGACTGGCTCGTTGAAGCCAAGAACCACATGATTGAATTGCTGGAACGCGAAGTAGAAGATCTAAGAAATGACAAAGCCTTTCTAAAGAATGTCATTGACACCGCAATCCCGAAAAGCAATCCCGGCGCACAGAAACCCCTGCTATTGGCCGAAGCAGAACTACCTAAAAAACCTTCCGGAGTTCCGAATTAA
- a CDS encoding NAD(P)H-quinone oxidoreductase, translated as MKAIAITKRGGPEVLQLLDVPKPTPIGNQVLIKVHAAGVNRSDIHSRSSATYGAEIPNEIPGLEVAGVIEAVGPEAERWKVGDSVCALIAGGGYAEYKTVDERLCLPIPAGFSFEEAACLPETIFTVWYNVFKRSSFKAMEHFLIHGGTSGIGVTAIQMVTALGGKAYATAGSDEKCRFCEALGATKAVNYKTEDFVAELKPIGIDAILDMTGGDNTPKNLDVLNMDGRLAFIASMQGSKSEIDIRVMMSKRLQITASMLKPQNVNFKAELAEEIERIIWPLVADGKIKPILYKTFPLAEAAEAHRLMESSTHIGKIILTVS; from the coding sequence ATGAAAGCAATTGCAATTACCAAACGTGGCGGTCCCGAAGTATTACAACTCCTGGACGTACCCAAACCAACCCCAATAGGTAATCAGGTTTTAATCAAAGTACATGCTGCCGGAGTCAACCGCAGCGACATTCATTCCCGAAGCAGTGCTACCTATGGCGCCGAAATTCCAAATGAAATCCCCGGGCTTGAAGTAGCCGGAGTCATAGAAGCCGTAGGCCCCGAAGCCGAACGGTGGAAAGTAGGCGACAGCGTTTGCGCCCTGATAGCCGGTGGTGGCTATGCCGAATATAAAACCGTAGACGAGCGTTTATGCCTGCCCATTCCAGCCGGGTTCAGTTTTGAAGAAGCCGCCTGCCTGCCCGAAACCATCTTTACCGTCTGGTACAATGTCTTCAAGCGTTCCTCCTTTAAAGCAATGGAACATTTCCTGATCCATGGAGGCACCAGTGGCATTGGGGTAACTGCCATACAAATGGTGACTGCATTAGGAGGAAAAGCCTATGCTACTGCCGGAAGTGATGAGAAATGCAGGTTTTGCGAAGCGTTGGGTGCTACAAAAGCCGTCAACTATAAAACCGAAGATTTTGTAGCCGAATTAAAACCCATAGGCATTGATGCAATATTAGATATGACCGGTGGGGACAATACCCCAAAGAACCTGGATGTCCTCAATATGGACGGGCGCCTTGCCTTTATTGCCAGTATGCAGGGATCCAAATCAGAGATTGATATCCGGGTGATGATGAGCAAAAGGCTACAAATTACCGCCAGTATGCTAAAACCGCAGAATGTCAATTTCAAAGCCGAACTGGCCGAAGAAATCGAGCGCATTATATGGCCACTCGTAGCTGATGGCAAAATAAAACCAATACTTTATAAAACTTTTCCATTGGCCGAAGCTGCCGAAGCACATCGCCTGATGGAGAGCAGTACACACATTGGTAAAATCATTCTTACCGTGTCTTAA
- a CDS encoding helix-turn-helix domain-containing protein: MKTAAAPQPITYSCYRSEYTKSEHFVEDHVLGHVVSGTMEFQLAGHKVSCQEGDYYFVGRNQFTKAAKNLGADGEFRSISVRLSQETLRQFSMAHPNTAAAKSHSIPTIQVLPANAMLKGYFDSLGFYEEGSASEALIHLKIEEGILLLLHLDTDMRNLLFDFSQPGKIDLEEFMQHNFRFNVHLDRFAYLSGRSLATFKRDFHKIFHTTPNKWLQKKRLEEAHYLLQEKKMKPKEVYLEVGFEDLSHFSFAFKKAYGTGPSRI, from the coding sequence ATGAAAACTGCCGCTGCACCACAACCCATTACCTATTCCTGTTACCGAAGCGAATACACCAAATCCGAACATTTTGTCGAAGACCATGTTTTGGGTCATGTAGTGTCAGGCACGATGGAATTTCAATTGGCCGGGCATAAAGTGAGTTGTCAGGAAGGGGATTATTATTTTGTAGGCCGCAACCAGTTTACCAAAGCCGCCAAGAATTTGGGTGCCGATGGCGAATTCCGCTCGATCTCCGTCCGGCTCAGCCAGGAAACCTTACGCCAGTTCAGTATGGCTCATCCCAATACTGCTGCCGCAAAAAGCCACAGCATCCCCACCATACAGGTACTCCCGGCGAATGCCATGCTCAAAGGCTATTTTGATTCCCTCGGATTTTATGAAGAAGGTAGCGCATCCGAAGCCTTGATCCACCTGAAGATCGAAGAAGGTATTCTGCTCTTACTCCACCTGGATACCGACATGCGTAATCTATTGTTCGACTTCAGCCAGCCCGGAAAAATAGACCTCGAAGAATTCATGCAGCACAACTTCCGGTTCAACGTCCACCTCGACCGTTTCGCCTACCTCAGTGGCCGTAGCCTCGCGACCTTTAAGCGTGACTTCCACAAAATATTTCATACCACACCCAACAAATGGTTGCAGAAAAAGCGGCTCGAAGAAGCCCATTATTTGTTACAGGAAAAGAAGATGAAACCGAAGGAAGTCTATCTTGAAGTCGGGTTTGAGGACCTCTCCCATTTCTCTTTTGCCTTTAAAAAAGCCTATGGCACCGGCCCTTCCAGGATTTAA
- a CDS encoding transposase: MAASKYTNSNIRLQTWDYRSQAAYFITICTQNRIPHFGTIRNGKMELSPIGSLAERFWLEIPNHFPNVILDAFVIMPDHMHGILILGKRLECTEYTEDYKKSRRVGTGELSGLNKVLSDRSPKGGSVSVIIRSYKSVVSKNARLIDPGFQWHKLFYDVIIRDQHHFENVRNYIVRNPENWKR; encoded by the coding sequence ATGGCAGCATCAAAATATACGAATAGCAACATACGGCTTCAAACGTGGGATTATCGGTCACAGGCGGCCTATTTTATTACGATCTGTACTCAAAATAGGATACCGCATTTTGGTACAATCAGGAATGGGAAGATGGAGCTGTCTCCAATTGGATCATTGGCAGAACGGTTTTGGCTTGAAATTCCAAATCATTTTCCGAATGTCATTTTGGATGCGTTTGTCATCATGCCGGATCATATGCATGGAATACTCATTCTTGGAAAACGATTGGAATGCACTGAATATACCGAGGATTATAAGAAATCGAGACGGGTAGGCACTGGGGAATTAAGCGGTCTGAATAAAGTCCTGTCCGACAGGTCGCCCAAAGGCGGATCGGTATCGGTGATCATTCGGTCGTATAAATCGGTGGTATCTAAAAATGCACGCCTTATTGATCCGGGATTTCAATGGCATAAATTATTCTATGATGTGATTATCCGCGATCAGCATCATTTTGAAAATGTGCGGAATTATATTGTGCGGAATCCGGAGAATTGGAAGCGATAA
- a CDS encoding metallophosphoesterase family protein, with translation MNTIAIFSDVHGNLPALETVLADIRNRNINQLYCLGDLIDFAPWHNEVIRTIRDLGIPCLMGNHDERIAFNLDITPLLKHNPTEAAARNAAINYSKQSIAPDCKEYLSQLPEHLRLTISQSGKETDILLVHGSTRSNNEYIYEEHDIDDIRKMLNDSQADMVIMGHTHKSYIRTVPATADSKGGMAINCGSVGRSREGQPLASYLILEIDEEGIRPEIIQIPYPVTAVIEAIRKSDIPDFYAEFLMQTI, from the coding sequence ATGAATACCATAGCTATATTTAGTGATGTACACGGCAACCTTCCCGCATTGGAAACCGTATTGGCCGACATCCGAAACCGAAATATCAATCAATTGTATTGCCTTGGCGACCTGATCGACTTCGCCCCCTGGCATAATGAAGTCATCCGGACCATCCGCGATCTCGGGATTCCCTGCCTGATGGGGAACCACGACGAACGCATCGCCTTTAACCTGGACATCACACCATTGCTGAAGCACAATCCCACAGAAGCCGCTGCCCGAAATGCCGCGATCAACTACAGCAAACAAAGCATTGCCCCCGACTGTAAAGAATACCTGTCCCAACTCCCGGAACACCTGCGCCTTACAATCAGCCAATCCGGAAAAGAGACCGATATCCTGTTGGTGCATGGGAGCACACGGAGCAATAACGAATATATCTATGAAGAGCATGATATCGATGATATCCGGAAGATGCTGAATGATAGCCAGGCCGATATGGTGATTATGGGACACACCCACAAATCCTATATCCGGACAGTTCCCGCAACCGCAGATTCCAAAGGTGGAATGGCCATCAATTGCGGTTCCGTGGGCAGGTCGAGAGAAGGGCAGCCTTTGGCCAGTTACCTAATATTGGAGATCGACGAAGAAGGTATCCGCCCTGAGATCATCCAGATTCCCTATCCCGTTACAGCCGTAATCGAAGCAATCCGGAAAAGCGATATCCCCGATTTCTATGCCGAATTTTTGATGCAAACAATATAA